The DNA sequence GGGCAGGAAGGTGCCCCGGGTCTGGCCGAGCGAGACCGGCACGCCCAGTTCCCCGGCCAGCCGGGCCGCGCCAAGCAGCCGGAACAGCGCATGCCGGCGGACGTCGGGGGACGGGTCGGTCAGGGTCAGCCGGTCCTGCGCCGCCACCGGTCCGGTGCCGATGCCCAGGACCTTCAGGCCGGCGGCCTCGACGGTCCGGGCCAGCGTCTCGGCGTCGTGCGCGCCGGTCTCCCGGACCTGTACCTCCACCCCGTCGTAACCGAGTTCGGCCAGATCGCGGACGGCCTCGGCGAGCGGCGCCGAGTGGCCGAGTGGCATGGATGAGACGCAGTCGTTCCCGGAGACCGTGTAGGCCACCGGCCAGGGCAGTACTGCGCTCATGGCGTGACCACCTGCGCCCCGACCGGGACGAGCAGGCCGCGCAGCTCACGGGCGGCGGCACCGGCGCCGTCCAGTACCGGCACACCGAGCAGGGCCGCCAGGGCGTCGCGGACCGGCGTGAGCGAGTACTGCGCCAGGAGCACCGCGTCGGCGTCTGTGCCCCCGACCGTACGGAGGGCGTCCGCCAGGAGTCGGGCCGCCTCCTCGGGGCCGGCGCCGGCGGCAGCCTCGCTCAGCGCGGTCACGATGTCGACCGGGCGGCCCGGGCGGACGGCCGGGACGAGCGCTTCCAGCTGGGCGACTGCCGCCGGTACGGCCGGCGGGGTGGAAGCGACGACGGCGATCCGCCGGTACGGGCCGGCCAGGGCGGCCTTGAACATCGACTCGTCCGACTTCAGCACCGGCACGTCCCACAGCACGCGGGCGGTGTCCACCACCTCCCCGTAGGAGGAGCAGGTCAGCAGCAGACCCTGGGCGCCACCGTCCATGACGTGTGCGATCAGCCGGAGCATGCGGCGACGCAGTGCGTCGGTGAGGCCGCCGGTCGCGTTGGCGTCGTCCAGCAGGCGGTCGTCCAGCACGTTCCAGACAGTGGCCTGCGGAAACTCCTGGGCGAACGCGTCCTGGGCGATGCGGTGGGCGGCCGGCACGGCGTGGATCATGGCGACCAGGGGAGGGGATTCGATCACCGGGTTCTTACCTCTTCCGGTAGGCGGGGACCGGCAAGGGTCCCGACCGAGGACCGGCCTCCGGACGACGCGGGAAATGTTTCCCGACGGCGGAGAACACGGGCCCGAGATGGGGGCGGCAGCGTGGTGTATCGGTGCCGCGCCGCCACTCTAGGTCCAACCGGTCAACCGGTCAACCGGTTGTGCGTAGGGCTGGGCCTCCGGCTGCCGGAAGAGGTCCGGCAGCCCCCCGTGGCCCCTACCCCTCGCGCTGTTCGAGCGCCTTCATCAGGCGCCGGGAGGCGCCGTCCATGTGCCGGGCCATCGCCGCGCGGGCGGCCTCCGCGTCACCGTTCGCGACCGCCTCGAAGATCGGTACGTGGTCGTCGTAGGCCACCTTGCGGGAGCGGACCGCCCCCGTGCGCTCCACCCAGCCGCGCTGGATCATCGCCCGCATCCCCTTGAGCATGTCCCGCAGCACGGTGTTGCCGGCCAGTTCGCCCAGGGCGGCGTGGAAGGCGGTGTCCGCCTCCGGGAACTCCGCGTCCGGGCACTCCCGCATCGCCGTCAGTCGGGTCCGGAGCAGTTCGACGCCCGCCTCGTCGCGGGCCTGCGCGGCCAGTCCCGCGACGACCACCTCCAGCTCCGCACGGGCCTGCACCATGTCCCGGGCGCCCCGCTCGCCGAGCACCAGCCCCAGTTCGAAGAGCCGGTAGAGCACGTCCGAGTCGGTGCCGCGGAAGTAGGTGCCGCTGGACTGCCGGATC is a window from the Streptomyces sp. DH-12 genome containing:
- a CDS encoding aspartate/glutamate racemase family protein, with amino-acid sequence MIESPPLVAMIHAVPAAHRIAQDAFAQEFPQATVWNVLDDRLLDDANATGGLTDALRRRMLRLIAHVMDGGAQGLLLTCSSYGEVVDTARVLWDVPVLKSDESMFKAALAGPYRRIAVVASTPPAVPAAVAQLEALVPAVRPGRPVDIVTALSEAAAGAGPEEAARLLADALRTVGGTDADAVLLAQYSLTPVRDALAALLGVPVLDGAGAAARELRGLLVPVGAQVVTP
- a CDS encoding FadR/GntR family transcriptional regulator encodes the protein MAELARITVEPREPLAAEVSRRLIDYLMSGEVQPGDRIPSERQLTEMLGVNRPTVREAIKSLGFLGLLEIRQSSGTYFRGTDSDVLYRLFELGLVLGERGARDMVQARAELEVVVAGLAAQARDEAGVELLRTRLTAMRECPDAEFPEADTAFHAALGELAGNTVLRDMLKGMRAMIQRGWVERTGAVRSRKVAYDDHVPIFEAVANGDAEAARAAMARHMDGASRRLMKALEQREG